From the genome of Solidesulfovibrio carbinolicus, one region includes:
- a CDS encoding TadE/TadG family type IV pilus assembly protein has protein sequence MNTPQAHARLDRQNGSISVEFALMLVFFFMPMLIGIIDFGQILHAQSVVARAAREGVMAAARNQDIPTAVDAYIQNAGYDTGLAHIATAGSRVAGEPVMVTVRYDTSAMVIIPWQGISPNMTQVAATATAQQF, from the coding sequence ATGAACACTCCCCAGGCCCATGCCCGGCTAGACCGGCAAAACGGTTCGATCAGCGTGGAATTCGCCTTGATGCTCGTCTTTTTCTTCATGCCGATGCTTATCGGCATCATTGATTTCGGCCAAATCCTGCACGCCCAGAGCGTGGTCGCCAGGGCGGCCAGGGAAGGCGTGATGGCGGCGGCCAGAAATCAGGACATTCCCACAGCCGTGGACGCCTACATCCAAAACGCCGGCTACGACACCGGCCTGGCCCATATCGCCACGGCCGGTTCCCGGGTCGCCGGCGAACCGGTCATGGTCACGGTGCGCTACGACACCTCGGCCATGGTCATCATCCCCTGGCAGGGCATCAGCCCCAACATGACCCAGGTCGCGGCCACGGCCACGGCCCAACAATTCTAA
- a CDS encoding efflux RND transporter periplasmic adaptor subunit has protein sequence MSDTLQNLRIAGDDKMAGARRRRKKWPWIVAALVVLALAGWFMTPRTFVVEAATVGLAYPSRTVTELTASGYIVAQRKAALATKATAQLVWLGVEEGSRVKKGDILARLESADVEAAKKLAVHELSAARFQIASAEAELADATLQYNRMKKLSAGDYVARSEHDAAKARLDKAEAALSQAKASLAAREQALKKAEAERGYTELEAPFDAVVLTKNADLGDIISPLGASSTSKAAVVTIADMSSLAAEVDVSESSIEKVKVGGPCEIILDAIPGERFPGVVHMIVPTADRTKATVLVKVRFTTLDPRVLPEMSAKTAFLSRPLTPDETQPRLAVPAGAVIRRGETDAVFVMRGGKAVLTPVTLGEVLGDMRAVTKGLTAGEKVILSPPAELRDGDAVALAEG, from the coding sequence ATGAGCGACACGCTGCAAAATCTCCGCATTGCCGGCGACGACAAAATGGCCGGCGCGCGCCGACGCCGCAAGAAATGGCCCTGGATCGTCGCCGCCCTGGTGGTCCTGGCCCTGGCCGGCTGGTTCATGACCCCGCGCACCTTCGTGGTCGAGGCGGCCACGGTGGGCCTGGCCTATCCCTCGCGCACGGTCACGGAGCTGACCGCCAGCGGCTACATCGTGGCCCAGCGCAAGGCCGCCCTGGCCACCAAGGCCACGGCCCAGCTCGTCTGGCTCGGGGTGGAGGAAGGCAGCCGCGTCAAAAAGGGCGACATCCTGGCCCGGCTGGAAAGCGCCGACGTGGAAGCGGCCAAAAAGCTCGCCGTCCACGAGCTTTCCGCCGCCCGGTTCCAGATTGCCTCGGCCGAAGCCGAGCTGGCCGACGCCACGCTGCAGTACAACCGCATGAAAAAGCTCTCGGCCGGCGACTATGTGGCTCGCTCGGAGCACGACGCGGCCAAGGCCCGGCTGGACAAGGCCGAAGCCGCCCTGTCCCAGGCCAAGGCCAGCCTGGCGGCCCGGGAACAGGCGCTCAAAAAAGCCGAGGCCGAACGCGGCTACACCGAACTCGAAGCGCCTTTCGACGCGGTGGTGCTCACCAAGAACGCCGACCTCGGCGACATCATCTCGCCCCTTGGCGCGTCGTCCACCTCCAAAGCCGCCGTGGTCACCATCGCCGACATGAGTTCGCTTGCCGCCGAAGTCGACGTCAGCGAATCGAGCATCGAGAAGGTGAAGGTCGGCGGCCCCTGCGAGATCATCCTGGACGCCATCCCGGGCGAACGGTTCCCCGGCGTGGTCCACATGATCGTGCCCACGGCCGACCGCACCAAGGCTACCGTGCTGGTCAAGGTGCGCTTCACCACCCTCGATCCCCGGGTGTTGCCCGAAATGAGCGCCAAGACGGCCTTTCTCTCCCGGCCGCTCACCCCGGACGAGACCCAGCCGCGTCTGGCCGTGCCGGCCGGGGCCGTCATCCGCCGGGGCGAGACCGACGCCGTCTTTGTCATGCGCGGCGGCAAGGCCGTGCTCACGCCCGTGACCCTGGGCGAGGTCCTGGGCGACATGCGGGCCGTAACCAAGGGCCTGACCGCCGGCGAAAAAGTGATCCTCTCGCCCCCGGCCGAACTGCGCGACGGCGACGCCGTGGCCCTGGCCGAAGGCTAG
- a CDS encoding ABC transporter permease, protein MAVPLSYSWRNLVTRRLTTTLTAGGMALVVFVFTATLMLAEGLRQTLVSTGSPGNVIVLRKGSETEVQSGLERVQASAMTARAEIAPGSDGRPLAAREMVVLIGLTKKSTGKTSNVVIRGIEPASLALRGQVRLISGRAPQPGTPEIMVGKAVAKGFTGAEIGQSLRFGKRDWPIVGVFDAGSTGFSSEIWGDADQLMPAFGRNAYSIVVAGLREPGLFESFKEAVEADPRLQAEVWRETRYYEKQSDMMRKFLTVLGVSLTLIFSLGAMIGAMITMYASVAGRVAEIGTLRAIGFTRGAVLAAFLAESTLLGLIGGLAGVGLAAGLSFLTFSTTNFQTFSELAFRFTLAPWIVVLSLAFSLFMGVVGGFLPALRASRLGIVEALREG, encoded by the coding sequence ATGGCCGTGCCCTTGTCCTATTCCTGGCGAAACCTCGTCACCCGCCGGCTGACCACCACGCTCACGGCCGGCGGCATGGCGCTGGTGGTCTTCGTCTTCACGGCCACGCTCATGCTGGCCGAGGGGCTGCGCCAGACGCTCGTGTCCACCGGTTCGCCCGGCAACGTCATCGTGCTGCGCAAGGGTTCCGAGACCGAGGTGCAAAGCGGGCTGGAGCGTGTCCAGGCCTCGGCCATGACCGCCCGGGCCGAGATCGCTCCTGGCAGCGACGGCCGGCCCCTGGCCGCCCGGGAGATGGTGGTGCTCATCGGACTGACCAAGAAATCCACGGGCAAGACCTCCAACGTGGTCATCCGGGGCATCGAGCCGGCTTCGCTGGCCCTTCGCGGCCAGGTGCGCCTGATTTCCGGGCGCGCGCCCCAGCCGGGCACGCCGGAAATCATGGTGGGCAAGGCCGTGGCCAAGGGATTTACTGGCGCGGAAATCGGCCAGAGCCTGCGCTTCGGCAAGCGGGACTGGCCCATCGTCGGCGTGTTCGACGCCGGCTCCACCGGCTTTTCCTCGGAGATCTGGGGGGACGCCGACCAGCTCATGCCGGCTTTTGGCCGCAACGCCTATTCCATCGTGGTGGCCGGCCTGCGCGAACCCGGGCTTTTCGAGTCGTTCAAGGAAGCGGTGGAAGCCGACCCCAGGCTGCAGGCCGAGGTCTGGCGCGAGACGCGCTACTACGAGAAGCAGTCGGACATGATGCGCAAGTTTTTGACGGTCCTTGGCGTGTCGCTCACGCTCATTTTCTCGCTGGGGGCCATGATCGGGGCCATGATCACCATGTATGCCTCGGTGGCCGGCCGGGTGGCCGAGATCGGCACGCTGCGGGCCATCGGCTTCACGCGCGGGGCGGTCCTGGCCGCCTTTTTGGCCGAATCCACCCTCCTTGGCCTCATCGGCGGTCTGGCCGGCGTGGGGTTGGCCGCCGGACTGTCCTTTCTCACCTTCTCCACCACCAATTTCCAGACCTTCTCCGAGCTGGCCTTCCGCTTCACCCTGGCCCCGTGGATCGTGGTGCTGTCATTGGCCTTTTCGCTGTTCATGGGCGTTGTGGGCGGGTTCTTGCCGGCCCTGCGGGCCTCGCGCCTGGGGATTGTCGAGGCCCTGCGGGAAGGGTGA
- a CDS encoding ABC transporter permease encodes MLLLRLILLNAFRHRLRAVLTIVGVAVALTAFGLLRTVLDAWHAGVEASSANRLVTRNAVSLTQPLPFAYKGRIRQVTGVDIVAAGGWFGGVYLDEKNFFPNFAVEADDFFKLYPELIVSPEEQKAFLSDRKAAIIGRKLAERFHWRIGDTVTLRGTIYPGQWPMTIRAIYKGARPDTDETVLYFHYGYLDETMKKRAPTRAGQVGFFMIGIRDATRAAEISKDIDALFHNSQAETLTETERAFQLGFVAMSEAILLAITAVSYVVIAIILAVAANTMAMSARERLGEFAVLKTLGFGAPALAGMLLAESLLLALAGTALAMAVLPPLAKGFAVGLAQYFPIFFVSPTTIMLQAAFGLAVGVLAAAVPAWRVAAVRIADAFRRIG; translated from the coding sequence GTGTTGCTCCTTAGGCTCATTCTTTTAAACGCCTTCCGCCACCGCCTGCGCGCCGTGCTGACCATCGTCGGCGTGGCCGTGGCCCTGACCGCGTTCGGGCTTTTGCGCACGGTGCTGGACGCCTGGCACGCCGGGGTGGAAGCCTCCTCGGCCAATCGGTTGGTCACCCGCAACGCCGTGTCGCTGACCCAGCCCCTGCCCTTTGCCTACAAGGGCCGCATCCGCCAGGTGACGGGCGTGGACATCGTGGCCGCCGGCGGCTGGTTCGGCGGGGTGTATCTGGACGAGAAAAACTTCTTCCCCAACTTCGCGGTCGAGGCCGACGATTTTTTCAAGCTCTACCCGGAACTCATCGTCAGCCCCGAGGAACAAAAGGCTTTTCTTTCCGACCGCAAGGCGGCCATCATCGGTCGCAAGCTGGCTGAGCGTTTCCACTGGCGCATCGGCGACACCGTCACCCTTCGCGGCACCATCTATCCGGGCCAATGGCCCATGACCATCCGCGCCATCTACAAAGGCGCGCGCCCGGACACCGACGAGACGGTCCTCTATTTCCACTACGGCTATCTCGACGAGACCATGAAAAAGCGCGCCCCGACCCGGGCCGGCCAGGTCGGCTTTTTCATGATCGGCATCCGCGACGCCACCCGGGCGGCGGAAATATCCAAGGACATCGACGCGCTGTTCCACAACTCCCAGGCCGAGACCCTGACCGAAACCGAGCGCGCCTTCCAGCTCGGGTTCGTGGCCATGAGCGAGGCCATTTTGCTGGCCATCACCGCCGTGTCCTACGTGGTCATCGCCATCATCCTGGCTGTTGCCGCCAACACCATGGCCATGTCGGCCCGGGAACGCCTGGGCGAATTCGCGGTCCTCAAAACCCTGGGTTTTGGCGCGCCGGCACTGGCCGGGATGCTCCTGGCCGAGTCGCTGCTTCTGGCCCTGGCCGGCACGGCCCTGGCCATGGCCGTGCTGCCGCCCCTGGCCAAGGGCTTTGCCGTGGGCCTGGCCCAGTATTTCCCCATCTTTTTCGTCTCGCCCACAACCATCATGCTCCAGGCCGCCTTCGGGCTGGCCGTGGGCGTGCTGGCCGCGGCCGTGCCGGCCTGGCGGGTGGCCGCCGTGCGCATCGCCGACGCCTTTCGGAGGATCGGCTGA
- the mutY gene encoding A/G-specific adenine glycosylase, producing MSERSDFVPLLLDWFAQNRRDLPWRRTYDPYGVWVSEIMAQQTQMDRVAVYFERFTARFPTVAALAAADETEVLKAWEGLGYYSRARNLLAAARRVMAEHGGRLPADFAALRALPGVGDYTAGAVAAIAFGQDEVAVDANVLRVLARVCDIDAPIKEPAGKAQATTLARELLPPGRARDYGEALMEFGALVCRPRNPDCPACPLATLCAARRLGIVADRPVLSKSKDITPLNVATGVLIHDGRVFIQKRLPKGAWANLWEFPGGRIEAGETPEQAVVREFAEETGFSTQVETKLAVIRHGYTTYRVTLHCCLLRLTDAPEASPPPEPTLTAAQESLWAAPDELSRYAFPAGHRKLIEQFWESLRRLGA from the coding sequence ATGTCCGAGCGTTCCGATTTCGTGCCGCTCCTGCTCGACTGGTTTGCCCAAAACCGCCGCGACCTGCCCTGGCGGCGCACCTACGATCCTTACGGCGTCTGGGTGTCGGAGATCATGGCCCAGCAGACCCAGATGGACCGCGTGGCCGTCTATTTCGAGCGCTTCACGGCCCGCTTCCCCACCGTGGCCGCCCTGGCCGCAGCCGACGAAACCGAGGTGCTCAAGGCCTGGGAAGGCCTGGGCTATTACAGCCGGGCCAGGAATCTGCTGGCCGCCGCCCGGCGGGTCATGGCCGAGCACGGCGGCCGGCTGCCGGCTGATTTCGCCGCCCTGCGCGCCCTGCCGGGCGTGGGCGACTACACGGCCGGGGCCGTGGCCGCCATCGCCTTTGGCCAGGATGAAGTGGCCGTGGACGCCAACGTCCTGCGGGTGCTGGCCCGGGTGTGCGACATCGACGCGCCTATCAAAGAACCGGCCGGCAAGGCCCAGGCCACCACCCTGGCCCGGGAACTGCTCCCCCCCGGCCGGGCCAGAGACTATGGCGAGGCGCTCATGGAATTCGGGGCGCTGGTCTGCCGCCCCCGCAACCCGGACTGTCCGGCCTGCCCTCTCGCCACGCTGTGCGCGGCCAGGCGCCTGGGCATCGTGGCCGACCGGCCGGTCCTCAGCAAATCCAAGGACATCACGCCGCTCAACGTCGCCACCGGCGTGCTAATCCACGACGGGCGGGTATTTATTCAAAAGCGCCTGCCCAAGGGGGCCTGGGCCAATCTGTGGGAGTTTCCAGGCGGCCGCATCGAGGCCGGCGAGACCCCGGAGCAGGCCGTGGTGCGCGAATTCGCCGAGGAGACAGGCTTTTCGACCCAGGTCGAAACCAAGCTGGCCGTCATCCGCCACGGCTACACCACGTATAGAGTGACGCTGCACTGCTGCCTGCTGCGCCTCACCGACGCCCCCGAGGCTTCGCCGCCCCCCGAGCCGACCCTGACCGCCGCCCAGGAAAGTCTGTGGGCCGCGCCCGACGAACTGTCGCGCTACGCCTTTCCAGCCGGCCACCGCAAACTTATTGAGCAATTTTGGGAGAGCCTCCGGCGGCTGGGGGCCTGA
- a CDS encoding pilus assembly protein TadG-related protein, with product MPVHHVPAARQAENGSVVVFSALVMIILAGLATLAVDYGFLQYKRSQLQTAADAAALAGAADLLRNGDDFDAVRATAVDFGQRNLGEQDTVASAVTASDVELLKGDAPAAGATPDTVRVTAGRTAQRGNPVDMFLGPVLGWNTQDLTATASASLFCSDQTKCLKPFSPPAKFTWDDTCDTDKKFKNNGAFDPGSSCELSSVNVLGYDAGDLGTPIVLKLSDSHDTVVPGHFQAVDYPPANTGDPESGAAVYRLNIAGCTASNNTVVREGDELVIEPGNMVGPTNQGLADLIATDPGASWDSATNSVTGSAYTDPMKSPRVALIPFYDPSRPQNSGRNSIYVYQLGAVFIENTNAKGEVVGRFMRGMAVEAKRTAGACDTASVSLYSVGLVK from the coding sequence ATGCCCGTCCATCATGTTCCCGCCGCGCGCCAGGCCGAAAACGGTTCTGTCGTGGTTTTCTCCGCCCTGGTCATGATCATCCTGGCCGGACTGGCCACCCTGGCCGTGGACTACGGCTTTTTGCAATACAAGCGCAGCCAGCTGCAGACGGCGGCCGACGCCGCCGCCCTGGCCGGCGCGGCCGATCTGTTGCGCAACGGCGACGATTTCGACGCGGTCCGGGCCACGGCCGTGGATTTCGGCCAGCGCAACCTGGGCGAACAGGACACGGTTGCCAGCGCCGTGACCGCCAGCGACGTGGAACTGCTCAAGGGCGATGCCCCGGCGGCCGGAGCCACCCCGGACACCGTCCGGGTGACCGCCGGGCGCACCGCCCAGCGCGGCAACCCCGTGGACATGTTCCTTGGCCCCGTGCTTGGCTGGAACACCCAGGATCTGACCGCCACGGCCAGCGCCTCGCTTTTTTGCTCGGACCAGACCAAGTGCCTCAAACCCTTCTCGCCGCCAGCCAAGTTCACCTGGGACGACACCTGCGACACGGACAAGAAGTTCAAGAACAACGGCGCATTCGACCCCGGCAGCAGTTGCGAGCTGTCCTCGGTCAACGTCCTTGGCTACGATGCCGGCGACCTTGGCACACCCATAGTGCTCAAGCTCAGCGACAGCCACGACACTGTAGTGCCTGGACACTTCCAGGCTGTGGACTATCCTCCGGCCAACACCGGCGACCCCGAATCCGGCGCCGCCGTCTACCGCCTCAACATCGCCGGCTGCACCGCCTCCAACAACACCGTGGTCCGGGAGGGCGACGAACTGGTCATCGAACCCGGCAACATGGTCGGCCCCACCAACCAAGGGCTGGCCGATCTGATTGCCACGGATCCGGGCGCGTCCTGGGACAGCGCCACCAATTCCGTCACCGGCAGCGCCTACACCGATCCCATGAAGAGTCCCCGGGTGGCGCTCATTCCGTTTTACGACCCATCCCGTCCGCAAAATTCCGGCCGCAACTCCATTTACGTCTATCAGCTGGGGGCGGTTTTCATCGAAAACACCAACGCCAAGGGCGAAGTGGTCGGTCGTTTCATGCGCGGCATGGCCGTCGAGGCAAAGCGCACGGCCGGGGCCTGCGACACGGCCTCCGTGTCCCTCTACAGCGTCGGGCTGGTCAAGTAG
- a CDS encoding ABC transporter ATP-binding protein, translated as MDRPLIEISHLSKSYRRGDQVIPVLSDITFDIAAGEFLALIGPSGSGKSTLLNCIAGIDSLDAGSITVAGTDIATLSESELAVWRSRHVGFIFQFYNLIPVLTALENVELPLLLTSLSAAARRDHALAALAAVGLSDRTDHKPNQLSGGQQQRVAIARAIVTDPDIIVADEPTGDLDRVSAADVMALLKRLNADLGKTIVMVTHDHKAAEAAHLVRELDKGELRVAP; from the coding sequence ATGGACCGCCCGCTTATCGAAATATCGCATCTGTCGAAGTCCTACCGCCGCGGCGATCAGGTGATCCCGGTGCTCTCCGACATCACCTTCGACATCGCCGCCGGGGAGTTCCTGGCGCTGATCGGCCCGTCAGGGTCCGGGAAATCGACGCTCCTTAATTGCATCGCCGGCATCGATTCCCTGGACGCCGGCAGCATCACCGTGGCCGGTACGGACATCGCCACCTTGTCGGAAAGCGAGCTGGCCGTGTGGCGCAGCCGCCACGTGGGCTTTATCTTCCAGTTCTACAACCTCATTCCGGTCTTGACCGCCCTGGAAAACGTCGAGCTGCCGCTTTTGCTGACAAGCCTGTCCGCCGCCGCCCGGCGCGACCATGCCCTGGCAGCCCTGGCCGCCGTGGGCTTGTCCGACCGCACCGACCACAAGCCCAACCAGCTTTCCGGCGGCCAGCAGCAGCGCGTGGCCATCGCCCGGGCCATCGTCACCGACCCGGACATCATCGTGGCCGACGAACCTACCGGCGACCTGGACCGGGTTTCGGCCGCCGACGTCATGGCGCTTTTAAAACGCCTCAACGCCGACCTGGGCAAAACCATCGTCATGGTCACCCACGACCACAAGGCCGCCGAGGCCGCCCACCTCGTGCGCGAGCTCGACAAGGGCGAACTGCGTGTTGCTCCTTAG
- a CDS encoding TadE/TadG family type IV pilus assembly protein, with amino-acid sequence MPTPSSSLNQRGASAVEMALVLPLLLTVVFAIIDYSRFFFLRSTVTAAVADATRLAVLPGTTDAMIAAAVTQALLDPLNQATGQHPNISVTPSQRTAGQPVTVTASLPFSPLILPQFLGKTLFPQNINAAATMVVEP; translated from the coding sequence ATGCCCACGCCCTCCTCATCCCTCAATCAGCGCGGAGCCAGCGCCGTGGAAATGGCGCTCGTCCTGCCCCTGCTGCTGACCGTGGTTTTCGCCATCATTGATTACAGCCGGTTTTTCTTCCTCCGCTCCACGGTCACGGCCGCTGTGGCCGACGCCACGCGTCTGGCCGTCCTGCCAGGCACGACCGACGCCATGATCGCAGCCGCCGTCACTCAGGCGCTGCTGGATCCCCTCAATCAGGCCACCGGGCAACACCCCAACATTAGCGTTACCCCGTCCCAGCGCACCGCCGGCCAGCCGGTGACCGTGACGGCCAGCCTCCCCTTCAGCCCGCTCATTTTGCCTCAATTCCTGGGAAAGACGCTGTTTCCCCAAAACATCAACGCTGCCGCGACAATGGTGGTGGAACCATGA
- a CDS encoding sensor histidine kinase: protein MSLRKTAAVIVCAVFFGLLLLLYAMFRGNIQSGFDGLERQAVTENLHRVQNALGRDLKNLEGMAADWGLWDDTYHYLQTGDQGYVEANLTAQSFGELHLDVLALYDAAGRLVAARRYDAAEGVLFDAAEPVADMAQATPGLLRLDAFEGRKSGIAFFEGQACLIVAQTVLTSARKGPPAGTLIMAQMLDAAKVAAIAELTLLDVQLLAPASPELPPGLADTLASGADGGYAIRIPDNATVSGYALLRDIAGEPALILAVDMPRSIHQQGRLLEQTMVGSLTTIGIIFGLAMLYFVERFILSRVTGLGQEIVQLGQGSRKRVTAFAGNDEVSALSRAVNVMLDELDAARAHYVMATRAAKVGVWELLPDQRLVVVDPVLADLLGYDSPGRPEPLDLWLDRLFVEDRDSLLRQGPALLDRPSLERELRVVTAHGGILCFLCRGQLMPGADGSPRQLTATAVDITELKQAAESIRALSGRLMRAQESERANIARDLHDNVAQDLSSLKIAYETLLDGLPDVDAALRQRLEAASGLLARTIASVRELAYGLRPPNLEHLGLDLALRRLCQEMGQTSGLEVSYAGVGLEGLDIDPEVAINLYRIAQEALANVRKHAGAASVDLRLIESYPKLILRIRDDGRGFDVGPNPRDCPGDAKQPCMGLVNMRERAGLFGGSLRVISSPGHGTTVVAEIPYAGERSHAQQTPAHR, encoded by the coding sequence ATGAGCCTTCGCAAAACCGCCGCCGTCATCGTCTGCGCCGTCTTTTTCGGCTTGCTGCTCCTGCTCTACGCCATGTTCCGGGGCAATATCCAAAGCGGCTTCGACGGCCTGGAACGTCAGGCCGTAACGGAAAACCTCCACCGCGTGCAAAACGCCCTGGGCCGCGACCTCAAAAACCTGGAGGGCATGGCGGCGGATTGGGGACTGTGGGACGATACGTACCACTACCTCCAGACCGGGGACCAGGGCTATGTGGAGGCCAACCTCACGGCCCAGAGCTTTGGCGAATTGCATCTCGACGTTCTGGCCCTCTATGACGCCGCCGGACGGCTGGTGGCGGCCAGACGCTACGACGCCGCCGAAGGCGTCTTGTTTGACGCCGCGGAGCCGGTGGCCGACATGGCGCAAGCCACGCCCGGCCTTCTGCGCCTCGACGCCTTCGAGGGACGCAAATCCGGAATCGCCTTTTTCGAAGGGCAAGCCTGTCTGATCGTGGCCCAGACCGTGCTGACCAGCGCCAGGAAGGGGCCGCCGGCCGGAACCCTGATCATGGCCCAGATGCTCGACGCCGCCAAGGTCGCCGCCATCGCGGAGCTCACGCTCCTGGACGTGCAGCTGCTTGCCCCCGCCAGCCCGGAGCTGCCTCCCGGACTGGCCGATACCCTCGCCTCCGGCGCGGACGGCGGCTACGCCATTCGAATCCCCGACAACGCCACAGTGAGCGGCTACGCCCTGTTGCGCGACATCGCAGGAGAGCCTGCCCTGATCCTGGCCGTGGACATGCCGCGCAGCATCCACCAGCAGGGACGCCTGCTCGAACAGACCATGGTCGGCAGTCTCACGACCATCGGCATCATCTTCGGCCTGGCCATGCTCTATTTCGTGGAGCGCTTCATTCTGTCGCGGGTGACGGGCCTTGGCCAGGAAATCGTCCAATTGGGCCAGGGCAGCCGCAAACGGGTCACGGCCTTTGCCGGCAACGACGAAGTCTCGGCCCTCTCCCGGGCCGTCAACGTCATGTTGGACGAACTTGACGCCGCCCGGGCCCATTATGTGATGGCGACACGGGCGGCCAAGGTCGGGGTGTGGGAGCTGCTGCCCGATCAAAGGCTGGTCGTGGTCGATCCGGTTCTTGCCGATCTGCTGGGCTACGACAGCCCAGGGCGGCCGGAACCGCTGGACTTGTGGCTGGACAGGCTTTTCGTCGAAGACCGCGACAGTCTGCTGCGCCAGGGGCCGGCGCTGCTGGACAGGCCGTCCCTGGAGCGCGAACTGCGTGTGGTGACGGCCCACGGCGGCATCCTGTGCTTTTTGTGCCGTGGCCAGCTCATGCCCGGAGCGGACGGTTCACCGCGCCAACTGACGGCGACGGCGGTGGACATCACCGAACTCAAGCAGGCCGCCGAAAGCATCCGGGCCCTTTCGGGCCGGCTCATGCGGGCCCAGGAATCGGAACGGGCAAACATTGCCCGGGATCTCCACGACAACGTGGCCCAGGATCTGTCCTCGCTCAAAATCGCCTACGAAACCCTGCTGGACGGCCTGCCCGACGTCGACGCAGCCTTGCGCCAACGCCTGGAAGCCGCCTCGGGGCTTTTGGCCCGCACCATCGCCTCGGTGCGGGAACTGGCCTACGGCCTGCGCCCGCCCAATCTGGAGCACCTGGGCCTTGATCTGGCCCTGCGCCGGCTGTGCCAGGAAATGGGCCAGACCTCGGGACTGGAAGTCTCCTATGCGGGGGTCGGGCTGGAGGGACTGGACATTGATCCCGAGGTGGCCATAAACCTCTACCGCATCGCTCAGGAAGCCTTGGCCAACGTCCGCAAGCACGCCGGAGCCGCAAGCGTCGACCTGCGCCTGATCGAGTCCTATCCCAAACTCATCTTGCGGATTCGCGACGACGGGCGCGGCTTCGACGTCGGCCCGAACCCTCGCGACTGCCCGGGCGACGCGAAACAGCCCTGCATGGGGCTGGTCAACATGCGGGAACGGGCCGGACTTTTCGGCGGCAGCCTGCGCGTCATTTCGTCCCCGGGACACGGCACGACCGTGGTGGCGGAAATTCCTTACGCCGGAGAACGGAGCCATGCCCAGCAAACGCCTGCTCATCGTTGA
- a CDS encoding response regulator — MPSKRLLIVDDHPLFREGLKAILRRDPSFAVAGEAGSYAEALRTAKACRPDVALLDISLPDRSGIQLARELRQMLPGLGILMVSMHAKVDYVAEALKVGALGYLTKDAATDNLLSGLRAVAAGQPWLDPTLSVEISRSLLARTPRADEASHSAYDSLTPREREVMRLVVEGLSNKEVAGALEISVKTAEHHRGSLMRKLGMQNSVELVRYATKLGLID; from the coding sequence ATGCCCAGCAAACGCCTGCTCATCGTTGACGACCATCCCCTGTTTCGCGAAGGCCTCAAGGCCATCCTGCGCCGGGACCCGTCCTTTGCCGTGGCCGGCGAAGCCGGCAGCTACGCCGAGGCCCTGCGCACGGCCAAGGCCTGCCGCCCCGACGTGGCCCTGCTGGACATCTCCCTGCCCGATCGTTCCGGCATCCAGTTGGCCCGGGAGCTTCGCCAGATGTTGCCGGGCCTTGGCATCCTCATGGTGAGCATGCACGCCAAGGTGGACTACGTGGCCGAGGCCCTGAAAGTCGGGGCGCTGGGCTATTTGACCAAGGACGCCGCCACCGACAATCTGCTCTCGGGCCTGCGCGCCGTGGCCGCCGGCCAGCCCTGGCTTGATCCGACCTTGTCCGTGGAAATCTCCCGCTCGCTGTTGGCCCGGACTCCCCGGGCCGACGAAGCGTCCCATTCGGCCTACGACTCCCTGACCCCCCGCGAGCGCGAAGTCATGCGGCTGGTGGTGGAAGGCCTTTCCAACAAGGAAGTGGCCGGAGCCCTGGAGATCAGCGTCAAGACCGCCGAGCATCACCGGGGCAGCCTCATGCGCAAGCTTGGCATGCAAAATTCCGTGGAATTGGTCCGCTACGCCACCAAGCTGGGGCTGATCGACTAA